A genomic region of Caulobacter sp. NIBR2454 contains the following coding sequences:
- a CDS encoding DUF2312 domain-containing protein: protein MADDSASVDVLNSTAQGQLKSIIDRIERLEVEKAEVAEQIKEVYAEAKGNGFDVKILRKVVRLLKQDRAKRQEEEAILDLYLSALGGL, encoded by the coding sequence ATGGCCGACGACTCCGCTTCCGTTGACGTTCTGAACTCGACCGCTCAGGGCCAGTTGAAGAGCATCATCGATCGCATCGAGCGCCTTGAGGTCGAAAAGGCCGAGGTCGCCGAGCAGATCAAGGAAGTGTACGCCGAGGCCAAGGGCAACGGCTTCGACGTCAAGATCCTGCGCAAGGTCGTGCGCCTGCTGAAGCAGGACCGCGCCAAGCGCCAGGAGGAAGAGGCCATCCTCGATCTCTACCTGTCCGCCCTCGGCGGGCTCTAA
- the ykgO gene encoding type B 50S ribosomal protein L36, whose amino-acid sequence MKVRSSLKSLKSRHRDCKLVRRKGRIYVINKTDPRFKAKQG is encoded by the coding sequence ATGAAGGTTCGTAGCTCGCTGAAGTCGCTGAAGTCGCGTCACCGCGATTGCAAGCTGGTCCGCCGCAAGGGCCGCATCTACGTGATCAACAAGACCGATCCGCGCTTCAAAGCCAAGCAAGGCTAA
- a CDS encoding sigma-54-dependent transcriptional regulator, with the protein MTKTVLVVDDDPTQRRLIQAVLEREGFAVAQAENGDEALSHLIAGKSADVVLLDLVMPGITGQETLVQIRQRGLTQPVIVLTATGGVDTVVKAMQAGANDFFIKPASPERIIVSIRNALSMGALKGEVDRLSKRATNRTTFEDLIGDGPAMTLVKRMGARAAKSSIPILVTGESGVGKELIARAVHGGSDRAGKPFVAVNCGAIPENLVESILFGHEKGSFTGATDKHLGKFKEADGGTLFLDEVGELPLDMQVKLLRALQEGEIDPIGAKRPTKVDVRIVSATNRDLATAVSEGRFREDLFYRLNVFPIEAPALRDRREDIPALIDAFVRRFNVEEGKGVIGCAPEALACLSGFDWPGNVRQLENTVYRAIVLSDAPYLQLHDFPAISGVSVPPPESATPSGSILADVAAAPIGEQPVRILDGRGHLRTLEEIERDLIQHAIEVYAGHMSEVARRLGIGRSTLYRKVREQGLEELVKAS; encoded by the coding sequence ATGACCAAGACGGTTCTCGTCGTCGACGACGATCCGACTCAGCGTCGGTTGATTCAGGCTGTTCTCGAACGCGAAGGCTTCGCCGTCGCGCAAGCCGAGAATGGCGATGAAGCACTGTCGCATCTGATCGCGGGCAAGAGCGCCGACGTGGTGCTGCTCGATCTGGTCATGCCCGGCATCACGGGACAGGAGACCCTGGTTCAGATCCGGCAGCGCGGCCTGACCCAACCAGTGATCGTGCTGACCGCCACGGGTGGCGTCGACACCGTGGTCAAGGCCATGCAGGCCGGCGCCAACGACTTCTTCATCAAGCCGGCCTCGCCGGAGCGGATCATCGTGTCGATCCGCAACGCCCTGTCCATGGGCGCCCTGAAGGGCGAGGTGGACCGGCTGAGCAAGCGGGCCACCAACCGCACCACCTTCGAGGACCTGATCGGCGACGGCCCGGCCATGACCCTGGTCAAGCGCATGGGCGCGCGGGCGGCCAAATCATCCATCCCCATCCTGGTCACCGGCGAGAGCGGGGTCGGCAAGGAGCTGATCGCGCGCGCCGTGCATGGCGGTTCGGACCGCGCGGGCAAACCTTTCGTGGCGGTCAACTGCGGCGCGATCCCCGAGAACCTCGTGGAGTCGATCCTCTTCGGCCACGAGAAGGGCAGCTTTACCGGCGCCACCGACAAGCACCTGGGCAAGTTCAAGGAGGCCGACGGCGGCACCCTGTTCCTGGACGAGGTGGGCGAGTTGCCGCTGGATATGCAGGTAAAGCTGCTGCGCGCCCTGCAGGAAGGCGAGATCGATCCCATCGGGGCCAAGCGTCCGACCAAGGTGGACGTGCGCATCGTCTCGGCCACCAACCGCGACCTGGCCACGGCGGTGTCCGAGGGCCGGTTCCGTGAAGACCTATTCTATCGCCTGAATGTGTTCCCCATCGAGGCCCCCGCCCTGCGCGACCGTCGTGAGGACATTCCGGCTCTGATCGACGCCTTCGTGCGCCGCTTCAACGTCGAGGAAGGCAAGGGCGTGATCGGCTGCGCGCCCGAGGCCCTGGCCTGCCTGAGCGGCTTCGACTGGCCGGGCAATGTCCGCCAGCTGGAAAATACCGTCTATCGCGCCATCGTCCTGTCGGACGCGCCCTATCTGCAGTTGCACGACTTCCCGGCGATTTCGGGCGTGTCGGTTCCGCCGCCCGAGTCGGCGACGCCGAGCGGCTCGATCCTGGCGGACGTGGCCGCCGCCCCCATCGGCGAGCAGCCGGTACGCATCCTGGATGGCCGCGGGCATCTGCGGACGCTGGAGGAGATCGAGCGCGACCTGATCCAGCACGCCATCGAGGTCTATGCCGGCCATATGAGCGAGGTGGCCCGCCGCCTGGGCATCGGCCGCTCCACCCTTTATCGCAAGGTGCGCGAGCAAGGTCTGGAAGAGCTGGTGAAGGCGTCGTGA
- a CDS encoding GIY-YIG nuclease family protein, with protein MTDRRRGTLYIGVTSDLPRRIYEHREGALPGFTKRYGLKTLVWYEVQDEMAQALQRERSLKRWSRDWKINLIERENPDWIDLYPSLA; from the coding sequence ATGACGGACCGCAGACGCGGCACGCTCTACATCGGCGTCACTAGCGATCTGCCTCGCCGTATCTACGAGCATCGCGAGGGTGCGCTGCCCGGCTTCACGAAGCGATACGGCCTGAAGACTCTGGTCTGGTACGAAGTTCAGGACGAGATGGCCCAGGCTCTACAGCGCGAAAGGTCGCTGAAGCGCTGGTCGCGGGACTGGAAGATCAACCTGATCGAGCGGGAGAACCCCGACTGGATCGATCTCTATCCATCTCTCGCCTGA
- a CDS encoding M3 family oligoendopeptidase codes for MNAPVRTPKSDIPQWRLDDLYVGRDDPRIETDLAAAKAANDALVALKGAFVAARSEPAKLGALISQGLRHYEEATNALWGVGAYASLAASTARDDAGWSKFEADIRARAAAIGAESLFFTLELNELEDEEIAAALKSHVAAGRWSPWLRRLRLSRPHELSPDLEHLLIDRAPAVANWVRLWDETLARLTAKVGRETLTLPEALNRLTDPSAANRKAAANGLAKALEERTSTQALVLNTLAFEKQVEDRWRRYATPAQSRHLANEVDAESVAALEAAVVESYPSISHRYYALKAMAMGRKTLDYWDRNAPLDAAAPRQYGWDEAKGLVLESFQDLAPKFADVARTFFTQPWIDAAPRPGKQSGAYSHPVSANRHPYVFMNYMGERRDVLTLAHELGHAVHQTLCSPLGTLLADTPLTLAETASIFGEGLVFERLLAEASKADRMALLAGKIEDGLNTVVRQIAFHRFESRFHEARLQGELAPDQISGLWLETMAESLGPAVKLNPGYEHYWAYVSHFAHAPFYVYAYAFGDLLVRGLMAKRAEDPVAFAPLYEDLLAAGGTKTYVEALAPFGLDPRDKAFWTAGCSQLEKLVDEFDELVG; via the coding sequence ATGAACGCTCCCGTCCGCACGCCGAAGTCCGACATCCCGCAATGGCGGCTCGACGATCTGTACGTCGGGCGGGACGATCCCAGGATCGAGACGGACTTGGCGGCGGCCAAGGCGGCCAATGACGCGCTGGTCGCCCTCAAGGGGGCCTTCGTCGCCGCGCGGTCCGAGCCGGCCAAGCTGGGCGCCCTGATCAGCCAGGGCCTGCGTCACTACGAGGAAGCCACCAACGCCCTGTGGGGCGTCGGGGCCTATGCGTCCCTGGCGGCGTCCACCGCCCGCGATGACGCGGGCTGGTCCAAGTTTGAAGCTGATATCCGCGCCCGCGCCGCCGCCATCGGCGCCGAGAGCCTGTTCTTCACCCTGGAGCTCAACGAGCTTGAGGACGAGGAGATCGCCGCCGCGCTCAAGTCGCACGTGGCCGCCGGCCGCTGGAGCCCCTGGCTGCGCCGCCTGCGCCTGTCGCGCCCGCACGAGCTGTCGCCCGACCTGGAGCATCTGCTGATCGACCGCGCACCCGCCGTCGCCAACTGGGTGCGCCTCTGGGACGAGACCCTGGCCCGCCTGACCGCCAAGGTCGGTCGCGAGACCCTGACGCTGCCCGAGGCGCTGAACCGCCTTACCGACCCCAGCGCCGCCAATCGCAAGGCCGCCGCTAACGGCCTGGCCAAGGCGCTGGAGGAGCGCACCTCGACCCAGGCTCTGGTGCTCAACACCCTGGCTTTTGAGAAGCAGGTCGAGGATCGCTGGCGCCGCTACGCCACCCCGGCCCAGTCGCGCCACCTGGCCAACGAGGTGGACGCCGAATCCGTCGCCGCGCTGGAGGCGGCGGTGGTCGAGTCCTACCCCTCGATCAGCCACCGCTATTACGCGCTCAAGGCCATGGCCATGGGCCGCAAGACCCTGGACTACTGGGACCGCAACGCGCCGCTCGACGCCGCCGCCCCGCGCCAGTACGGCTGGGACGAGGCCAAGGGCCTGGTGCTGGAAAGCTTCCAGGATCTGGCGCCCAAGTTCGCCGACGTGGCCCGTACCTTCTTCACCCAGCCGTGGATCGACGCCGCTCCTCGGCCCGGCAAGCAGTCGGGCGCCTATTCGCACCCGGTCTCGGCCAACCGCCACCCCTACGTCTTCATGAACTACATGGGCGAGCGGCGGGACGTCCTGACCCTGGCCCACGAACTGGGTCACGCCGTCCACCAGACCCTGTGCTCGCCGCTGGGCACCCTGCTGGCCGACACGCCCCTGACGCTGGCCGAGACCGCGTCGATCTTCGGCGAGGGCCTGGTGTTCGAGCGCCTGCTGGCCGAGGCGTCCAAGGCCGACCGCATGGCGCTGCTCGCCGGCAAGATCGAGGATGGCCTGAACACGGTGGTGCGCCAGATCGCCTTCCACCGCTTCGAGAGCCGCTTCCATGAAGCCCGCCTGCAGGGCGAGCTGGCCCCTGACCAGATCAGCGGCCTGTGGCTTGAGACCATGGCCGAAAGCCTTGGTCCGGCCGTGAAGCTGAATCCCGGTTACGAGCACTACTGGGCCTATGTCAGCCACTTCGCTCACGCGCCGTTCTACGTTTACGCCTACGCCTTCGGGGACCTGCTGGTACGCGGTCTGATGGCTAAGCGGGCGGAAGATCCCGTGGCCTTCGCGCCCCTGTACGAGGACCTGCTCGCCGCCGGCGGCACCAAGACCTATGTCGAGGCCCTGGCCCCCTTCGGCCTCGATCCGCGCGATAAGGCGTTCTGGACCGCCGGCTGCTCGCAGCTGGAAAAGTTGGTCGACGAGTTCGACGAACTGGTGGGCTGA
- a CDS encoding PaaI family thioesterase — protein MSDDLTEAQAAVIPEGFRQLNWSRGFGLQIGPLFERGGERSLLAFRVEQHHTNGLGNCHGGMLMSFADMAWGRIISIERSSRWVTVRLTCDFLSGAQLGDWVEGESELISETDGLFTVRGRIWCGERTLMTGSGVFKSLGAREPRPGEKAFTNG, from the coding sequence ATGTCCGATGACCTGACAGAGGCCCAGGCGGCCGTCATTCCCGAAGGCTTCCGCCAGCTCAACTGGTCGCGAGGCTTTGGGCTGCAGATCGGCCCGCTGTTCGAGCGGGGCGGGGAGCGGTCCTTGCTCGCCTTCCGGGTCGAGCAGCATCACACCAACGGCCTGGGAAACTGCCACGGCGGCATGTTGATGAGCTTCGCCGACATGGCTTGGGGCCGCATCATCTCCATCGAGCGCTCCAGCCGTTGGGTGACCGTGCGCCTGACCTGCGACTTCCTCTCCGGCGCTCAGCTGGGCGACTGGGTCGAGGGTGAGAGCGAGCTGATCTCCGAAACCGACGGCCTGTTCACGGTGCGCGGCCGCATCTGGTGCGGCGAGCGGACCCTGATGACCGGCTCTGGCGTGTTCAAGTCCCTGGGCGCGCGTGAGCCGCGTCCGGGCGAGAAGGCATTCACCAATGGCTGA
- the motA gene encoding flagellar motor stator protein MotA, translating to MFQIIGIVLLFALVFGSYIISGGKMDVIMHALPHEMMAIGGAGVAAFLISNSMAVIKGCGGGMAKVFSGPKWKAADYRDLLSLLFQLTKTMKSKGVIALEAHIEKPGDSTIFSRYPKLMKDHFAIDFICDTLRMMTMNLEDPHQVEDAMEKQLEKHHHEALAPSHALQNMADALPALGIVAAVLGVIKTMGSITEPPAVLGGMIGGALVGTFLGVFLAYGLVGPFATRMKNVIEEEGAFYKIIQSVLVAHLHGNAAQISVEIGRGDIPSGAQPSFLELEAALQALPTEA from the coding sequence ATGTTCCAGATCATCGGCATCGTCCTGCTGTTCGCGCTGGTCTTCGGCAGCTACATCATCTCCGGCGGCAAGATGGACGTGATCATGCACGCCCTGCCTCACGAGATGATGGCGATCGGCGGCGCCGGCGTGGCCGCGTTCCTGATCTCCAACTCCATGGCGGTGATCAAGGGCTGCGGCGGCGGCATGGCCAAGGTCTTCTCTGGCCCCAAGTGGAAGGCCGCCGACTATCGCGACCTGCTCAGCCTGCTGTTCCAGCTGACCAAGACCATGAAGTCCAAGGGCGTCATCGCCCTGGAAGCGCATATCGAAAAGCCGGGCGATAGCACCATCTTCTCGCGCTATCCCAAGCTGATGAAGGACCACTTCGCCATCGACTTCATCTGCGACACCCTTCGCATGATGACCATGAACCTGGAGGATCCCCACCAGGTCGAGGACGCGATGGAAAAGCAGCTGGAGAAGCACCACCACGAGGCGCTGGCGCCGTCCCACGCGCTGCAGAACATGGCCGACGCCCTGCCCGCCCTGGGCATCGTGGCCGCCGTTCTAGGGGTCATCAAGACCATGGGTTCGATCACCGAGCCGCCCGCCGTGCTCGGCGGCATGATCGGCGGCGCCCTGGTCGGCACCTTCCTCGGCGTGTTCCTCGCCTATGGCCTGGTCGGTCCCTTCGCCACGCGCATGAAGAACGTGATCGAGGAGGAAGGCGCCTTCTACAAGATCATCCAGTCGGTGCTGGTGGCCCACCTGCACGGCAACGCCGCCCAGATCTCGGTCGAGATCGGCCGTGGCGACATCCCCAGTGGCGCACAACCCAGCTTCCTGGAGCTGGAAGCGGCGCTGCAGGCCCTGCCGACCGAAGCCTAG
- a CDS encoding lytic murein transglycosylase: MLRRSFVFSAAALAGTGVTLTSARSQGWTFASSGDPLFDAWRADFYDRSVQAGWPAELLKAQLEGLAPDPGVSSSDAKQPEFSRPVSDYLRGVVSDERIAIGRSKRESLTFLPHVEQRFGVPKEILIAVWAMESAFGKIQGTKDVVRSLATLAAQGRRRSWAEGELYACLKIIASGEVNREKLKGSWAGAMGQTQFLPSNYLSTAVDEDGDNKRDIWGSDADALASAASLLAKGGWERGVGWAREVILPGEFDYGQTEDTRLLVRQWIDQGVRRADGLPFSAADTAANANLLLPTGAAGPAFLALPNHYAIRKYNNSTSYALGVGLLADRMGGAGPLLTPWPVESAMSLADRQAAQVALANLGFDPGPPDGVIGAGTRKALRAWQKTAGVPADGYLSADMVRRLQAAANFGVAAPPRL; this comes from the coding sequence ATGCTTCGTCGTTCCTTCGTATTTTCCGCCGCCGCCCTCGCCGGGACAGGCGTGACCCTCACCTCCGCCCGCTCGCAAGGGTGGACCTTCGCCAGTTCGGGCGATCCGCTGTTTGACGCCTGGCGCGCCGACTTCTACGACCGCTCGGTCCAGGCCGGCTGGCCCGCCGAGTTGTTGAAGGCGCAGCTTGAGGGCCTGGCCCCCGATCCGGGCGTGTCCAGCTCCGACGCCAAGCAGCCGGAGTTCTCGCGGCCCGTCAGCGACTATCTGCGCGGCGTGGTCAGCGACGAGCGCATCGCCATCGGCCGCAGCAAGCGCGAGAGCCTGACCTTCCTGCCGCATGTGGAGCAGCGCTTCGGCGTGCCCAAGGAAATCCTGATCGCCGTCTGGGCGATGGAGTCGGCCTTCGGCAAGATCCAGGGGACCAAGGACGTGGTCCGCTCGCTGGCCACACTGGCGGCGCAGGGACGTCGCCGTTCGTGGGCGGAGGGCGAACTCTATGCCTGCCTGAAGATCATCGCCTCGGGCGAGGTCAATCGCGAGAAGCTCAAGGGATCCTGGGCCGGGGCCATGGGCCAGACCCAGTTCCTGCCCAGCAACTATCTGTCCACGGCCGTGGACGAGGACGGCGATAACAAGCGCGATATCTGGGGATCGGACGCCGACGCCCTGGCCTCGGCCGCGAGCCTGCTGGCCAAGGGCGGCTGGGAGCGTGGCGTGGGCTGGGCGCGGGAGGTGATTCTCCCTGGAGAATTCGACTACGGCCAGACGGAAGATACGCGGCTACTTGTGAGACAATGGATAGACCAGGGCGTGCGCCGGGCCGACGGCCTGCCGTTCAGCGCCGCCGATACGGCCGCCAACGCCAACTTGCTGCTGCCGACCGGAGCGGCCGGACCGGCGTTCCTGGCGTTGCCGAACCACTACGCCATCCGCAAGTACAACAACTCCACCTCATATGCGCTTGGCGTCGGTCTGCTGGCCGATCGCATGGGCGGCGCCGGGCCGTTGCTGACGCCGTGGCCGGTGGAGTCGGCCATGTCGCTGGCCGACCGGCAGGCGGCGCAGGTGGCCCTGGCCAACCTCGGCTTCGATCCGGGGCCGCCGGACGGGGTGATCGGGGCCGGGACCCGCAAGGCCCTGCGCGCCTGGCAAAAGACCGCGGGCGTGCCGGCGGACGGCTATCTGTCGGCCGACATGGTGCGCAGGCTGCAGGCGGCGGCGAACTTCGGCGTGGCCGCCCCGCCGCGGCTCTAA
- the mnmD gene encoding tRNA (5-methylaminomethyl-2-thiouridine)(34)-methyltransferase MnmD gives MTETPLSSPLTWRDDGLPASRLYGDVYFSSDDGLAETEAVFLQGCGLTDAWRGRDRFVVGELGFGTGLNIAALLELWRRERPVGGRLHIFSIEVHPITAEEAARALSRWPQIADAARALIARWPGQAAGFHRVDLPEFGAVLDVAVMDARAALSGWSGAADAWFLDGFSPALNPAMWSDEVLALVAQRSAPGARAATFTVAGQVRRGLAAAGFTVEKKPGYGRKRERLEAFLPAGATSIPKPAPHVAVIGGGIAGASAARAVRALGGTATVFDPRGAGGGASGNPAALVTPRLDAGDGPAGRLYAQAFRRAVALYGETPEAIIARGVLQLEAKDKDASRFDRIAASPLFEPRTLSRLDGEAVAAAMGEAEAPGALKLEDALVIEPAPVLAAWCGEIVRAKVAGLEAVDGGWHLLGEDGAELTRADAVILAAGMGVPALHPQTSLQPVRGQASFTDALPAPVAAAFGGYVIPTRDGLLFGATHDRDAGDEAVRAEDDARNLANLATRAPRLAERLAGTPLRARAAIRATTADRLPTAGAAGDGLYLLTGMGSRGFCAAPLLAEHIAALICDAPSPLPHDLAASVAPGRFEARGR, from the coding sequence ATGACCGAAACGCCCCTTTCCTCACCGCTGACCTGGCGCGACGACGGCCTGCCGGCCTCGCGGCTCTATGGCGATGTCTATTTCTCCAGCGACGACGGCCTGGCCGAAACCGAGGCGGTCTTCCTGCAGGGATGCGGGCTGACAGACGCCTGGCGCGGGCGGGACCGCTTCGTGGTGGGCGAGTTGGGGTTCGGCACCGGCCTGAACATCGCCGCCCTGCTGGAGCTTTGGCGGCGCGAGCGTCCGGTTGGCGGACGGCTGCACATCTTCTCCATCGAGGTGCACCCGATCACCGCCGAGGAGGCCGCCCGCGCGCTGTCGCGGTGGCCCCAGATCGCGGATGCGGCTCGGGCCCTGATCGCCCGCTGGCCTGGACAGGCGGCGGGCTTTCATCGCGTGGACCTGCCGGAGTTCGGCGCCGTGCTCGACGTGGCGGTGATGGATGCGCGAGCGGCGCTGAGCGGGTGGAGCGGGGCGGCGGACGCCTGGTTCCTGGACGGCTTCTCTCCCGCCCTCAATCCCGCCATGTGGAGTGACGAGGTCCTGGCCCTGGTGGCGCAGCGCTCGGCGCCAGGCGCCCGGGCGGCGACCTTTACCGTGGCCGGTCAGGTGCGGCGTGGCCTAGCGGCGGCGGGCTTCACCGTCGAGAAGAAGCCCGGCTATGGCCGTAAGCGCGAACGGCTGGAGGCCTTCCTACCCGCCGGCGCTACATCGATCCCCAAGCCGGCTCCCCATGTGGCGGTGATCGGCGGCGGGATCGCCGGCGCCAGCGCCGCGCGAGCCGTGCGAGCCTTGGGCGGAACGGCGACGGTGTTCGACCCTCGTGGAGCGGGGGGCGGCGCGTCGGGCAATCCGGCGGCCCTGGTGACGCCAAGGCTGGACGCGGGGGATGGTCCGGCCGGGCGGCTCTACGCCCAGGCCTTCCGTCGGGCGGTCGCGCTGTATGGCGAGACGCCTGAGGCGATCATCGCGCGGGGCGTGCTGCAGCTGGAGGCCAAGGACAAGGACGCCAGCCGGTTCGACCGCATCGCCGCCTCACCCCTGTTCGAGCCGCGGACCCTGTCGCGCCTGGACGGCGAGGCGGTCGCCGCCGCCATGGGCGAGGCGGAGGCGCCCGGCGCGCTGAAGCTGGAGGACGCCCTGGTCATCGAGCCGGCGCCCGTCCTGGCGGCGTGGTGCGGCGAGATCGTGCGGGCCAAGGTCGCGGGTCTTGAAGCCGTCGATGGGGGCTGGCACCTGCTGGGCGAAGACGGCGCGGAACTGACCCGTGCGGATGCGGTGATCCTGGCGGCGGGCATGGGCGTGCCGGCGCTGCATCCGCAGACCTCGCTGCAGCCGGTGCGCGGCCAGGCCAGCTTCACCGACGCCCTGCCCGCCCCCGTCGCGGCGGCGTTCGGCGGGTACGTGATCCCCACGCGCGACGGCTTGCTGTTTGGCGCCACCCATGACCGCGACGCGGGGGATGAAGCCGTTCGGGCGGAGGATGACGCCCGCAACCTGGCCAATCTCGCCACGCGCGCACCGAGGCTGGCCGAGCGCTTGGCGGGGACGCCGCTGCGGGCGCGGGCGGCCATAAGGGCGACCACGGCGGACCGCCTGCCGACGGCGGGCGCGGCCGGCGATGGCCTGTATCTGCTGACCGGCATGGGTTCGCGTGGATTTTGCGCCGCGCCGCTACTGGCCGAGCATATTGCGGCGCTGATCTGCGATGCGCCCTCGCCTCTTCCACACGATCTGGCGGCCTCGGTTGCGCCTGGACGCTTTGAGGCCCGCGGGCGCTAA
- a CDS encoding alpha/beta hydrolase — protein MAAPIDPLADPSFEKIALWPGSPPGSNGVVAKGRITERSENPVVIRDRFIDHVDRPDMIVFKPKTPNGTSLLMVPGGGYVRVVMDKEGYETAGRFAAAGVTVYVMTYRMPGDGWAAGPDVVLQDMQRALRLVRQRATNGLDPKKVGVIGFSAGGHAAGSLTFRYDAPVYEPLDEADRLSARPDFSVLMYPVATMTDPFVHAGSRKELLGAAPSPQAIAKYSLEKEVRPDAPPVIFIHAADDASVPVENSLQLFAALKAAKVPAEMHIYEEGGHGFGLRFTKDKPVAAWPDAVLNWMKRKGF, from the coding sequence ATGGCCGCGCCAATCGACCCGCTCGCCGATCCCAGCTTCGAGAAGATCGCCCTGTGGCCGGGCTCGCCTCCCGGCTCGAACGGCGTCGTCGCCAAGGGCCGCATCACCGAGCGCAGCGAAAACCCCGTGGTGATCCGCGACCGCTTCATCGACCATGTCGATCGCCCCGACATGATCGTCTTCAAGCCCAAGACGCCGAACGGAACCTCCCTGCTGATGGTGCCGGGCGGCGGCTATGTCCGCGTGGTCATGGACAAGGAAGGCTACGAGACGGCCGGGCGTTTCGCCGCCGCCGGGGTCACGGTCTATGTCATGACCTACCGCATGCCGGGCGATGGTTGGGCCGCCGGTCCGGACGTGGTGCTGCAGGATATGCAGCGCGCCCTGCGCCTGGTGCGCCAGCGGGCGACGAACGGTCTTGATCCAAAGAAGGTGGGGGTGATCGGCTTCTCCGCCGGTGGCCACGCCGCGGGTTCGCTGACCTTCCGCTATGATGCGCCCGTCTATGAACCGCTCGACGAGGCCGACCGCCTCTCGGCGCGACCGGACTTCTCGGTCCTTATGTACCCGGTCGCCACCATGACCGATCCGTTCGTTCATGCGGGCTCGCGCAAGGAGCTCCTGGGCGCCGCGCCCTCTCCCCAAGCGATCGCCAAATACTCCCTGGAAAAAGAGGTCCGCCCCGACGCTCCGCCTGTGATCTTCATCCACGCCGCCGACGACGCTTCCGTGCCCGTGGAGAACAGCCTGCAGCTATTCGCCGCCCTCAAGGCCGCCAAGGTCCCCGCCGAGATGCACATCTACGAGGAAGGCGGCCACGGCTTCGGCCTGCGCTTCACCAAGGACAAGCCCGTCGCCGCCTGGCCCGATGCGGTCCTCAATTGGATGAAGCGCAAGGGGTTTTAG
- a CDS encoding MFS transporter — protein sequence MTEQKLPKRIFALLFSASIVVAIGNTGLLSVLPAIGRQIGIPDPMVAAIFSLSALLWAVGSPFWARQSDIRGRKPMILLGLAGFAVSMTLCGLVVSAGLNHWAPVMAIFVMFLLARAIFGMIGSASNPAIQAYVAERTGRGERTQAMAGLASAFGLGTIVGPALAPLFVLPVVTLAGPLYGFAILAFIALIAILRFLPDEERRPHPPREKKPFSLFAQSGEPSLWRDPRLAPFLIFGFLAALCQTVQTQTLGFMIIDKLGVSPLQAQGFTAVAMMAGAAAGLLAQWSLIRMFSMSPKDLMRWGVALACGANLVTAFAPTYSVVVTAFAVGSLGYGFVRPGFTAGASLSVMMHEQARAAGAIGAINGLNVIFAPFFVWLYEAVHPAPFLLNAAILGGLLIYALKNSVLRDAGAKGNPDDEATLSLLERSDEGGV from the coding sequence ATGACCGAGCAGAAGCTGCCAAAACGCATCTTCGCCTTGCTGTTTTCGGCCTCCATCGTGGTGGCGATCGGCAATACCGGCCTATTGTCCGTCCTTCCCGCCATCGGCCGCCAGATCGGCATTCCCGACCCCATGGTCGCGGCGATCTTCTCGCTTTCGGCCCTGCTTTGGGCGGTGGGCTCGCCGTTCTGGGCGCGGCAGTCGGACATCCGTGGCCGCAAGCCCATGATTTTGCTGGGCCTGGCCGGTTTCGCCGTGTCCATGACTCTGTGCGGCCTGGTGGTCAGCGCCGGGCTCAATCACTGGGCGCCGGTCATGGCGATCTTCGTCATGTTCCTATTGGCGCGAGCCATTTTCGGCATGATCGGCTCGGCCTCGAACCCCGCGATCCAGGCCTATGTGGCCGAACGCACGGGACGCGGCGAACGGACGCAGGCCATGGCGGGTCTGGCCAGCGCCTTTGGCCTGGGGACCATCGTCGGCCCGGCGCTGGCGCCGCTGTTCGTCCTGCCGGTGGTGACCCTGGCGGGGCCGCTTTACGGCTTCGCCATCCTGGCCTTCATCGCCCTGATCGCGATCCTGCGCTTCCTGCCCGATGAGGAGCGCCGCCCGCACCCGCCGCGCGAGAAGAAGCCCTTCAGCCTGTTCGCCCAGTCGGGGGAGCCGTCCCTGTGGCGCGATCCGCGCCTGGCGCCCTTCCTGATCTTCGGCTTCCTGGCCGCCCTGTGCCAGACGGTCCAGACCCAGACCCTGGGCTTCATGATCATCGACAAGCTCGGCGTCTCCCCGCTGCAGGCCCAGGGCTTCACCGCCGTGGCCATGATGGCCGGCGCGGCGGCGGGGCTGCTGGCCCAGTGGTCGCTGATCCGCATGTTCAGCATGTCGCCCAAGGACCTGATGCGCTGGGGCGTGGCCCTGGCCTGCGGCGCCAATCTCGTCACCGCCTTCGCGCCCACCTACAGCGTGGTGGTCACCGCCTTCGCCGTGGGCAGCCTGGGCTACGGCTTCGTGCGGCCTGGCTTCACCGCCGGCGCGTCCCTGTCGGTGATGATGCACGAACAGGCGCGGGCGGCCGGCGCCATCGGGGCGATCAACGGCCTCAACGTGATCTTCGCCCCGTTCTTCGTCTGGCTGTACGAGGCGGTGCATCCCGCCCCGTTCCTGCTGAACGCCGCGATCCTCGGCGGCCTGCTGATCTACGCCCTCAAGAACAGCGTCCTGCGCGACGCGGGCGCCAAGGGCAATCCGGACGACGAGGCCACCCTGTCCCTGCTCGAGCGCAGCGACGAGGGCGGGGTTTGA